Genomic window (Rathayibacter sp. VKM Ac-2760):
CTGGGGGCATGGCCCTGCGCGGAACCCGACCCCCGTCCGTCCTGCTCCGGCGCGTCCTCGGGCTGCCCCGCGTGGTCCGCCGCGCCGACGCCCGCGCCGCTCGGCGGTTGAACGCGCGCCGTCCGGTGCCCCTGGTGGACGGGGCGCTGGTCGGGCTCTCGCGCGCCGCGGACCACGGCGTGCTCTGGTTCGGGCTCGGGGCGATGCTGCTGCTCGCCGGCCGGCCGCGAGAGGCGGCGCGCGGGGCGGCGTCGCTGGCCGTCGCGAGCGCGGCGGCGAACCTCGTGGGCAAGCAGCTCTTCGGCGGGGTGCGGCCGCTCGTCGTGGACGTGCCGGTGGGGCGGCGCCTGGCGACGGTGCCGACGTCGCCGAGCTTCCCCTCCGGCCACGCGGCGAGCGCCGCCGCCTTCGCCGCCGGGGTCGCGCTGGAGTCGCCGCGGGTCGGGCTGGCCGTCGCGCCGCTGGCCGCGGCCGTCGCGTTCTCGCGGCTGCACGTGGGCGTGCACTGGCTCTCGGACGTGCTCGGCGGGGCGGCGCTCGGCGCGGCGGTCGCGGGGCTCGGCCGGGTCCTGGTGCCGGCCCGGCCCCGGCACGTCCCGGTCGCCGAGCGCGCGAGCCGGCCGCCGGTCGACGTGCGTCCGCTCGGTGACGGAGCGGGCCTCCTGGTCGTGCTGAATCCGGGGGCGGGGCGCGACTCGCACCGGCCGGACCCGGAGCCGATGATCCTGCAGCGCTTCCCGGCGGCGCGGGTGCACCGGCTGGCGGACGGCGAGGACCTCGCCGACGTCGTCCACTCGGCGCGGGCCGGCGATGCTCCGCCGGAGGTGCTGGGCGTCTACGGCGGCGACGGCACGATGTCGGTCGGCGCGGCTCTCGCGCGGGCCGAGGGGATGACCCTGCTGGTGCTGCCCGGCGGGACGATGAACCACTTCGCCAAGGCGCTCGGCCTGGTCACGATCGAGGACGCCCTCGAGGCGGCGGCGCACGGTGAGCGGCGCGACGTCGACGTCGCGGAGGTGACCGCGGGTGGTGCCGAGCCGGTGACCGTGCTGAACACGGTGTCGATCGGGCTCTACCCGGAGTTCGTCGCCGCGCGGGAGAAGCGCGAGAAGGTGATCGGCAAGCCGCTCGCCGCGGTGCTGGCCGCCTTCGAGGTGGTGCGCTCGACCGATCCGTTCGAGCTGCGGCGCGACGGGCGGACCGAGCTGGTCTGGTCGTACTTCGTCGGGGTGAACCGCGAGCACCCGCGCACCGCGACGCCGCTCGCTCGCCGCCGGCTCGACGACGGGCACCTCGACATCCGCATCCTGCACTCGGGTCGCGCGCCGCGGACCCGCGGCGCGGTGTCGCTGGCGCTCGGGCGCGGGGCGACGCCGGTGGTCGGCCGCGTGCCGGGCTGGCGCGCGCCCGTGGTCGAGTCGACCAGCACGCCGGCGATCACGGTCGGCGCCCGCCGCCCGGCCGGCACGGCCCCGGAGTGGGCGCACGACGGCGAGAGCGAGGTGTTCGACGGCGAGCGCGAGGGCTTCCACGAGGCGACCGTGCGGATCGTTCCGCTGGGGCTGCGGGTGTACGCGGCGGCCGACCAGCGCGGGGACTCCCGGAAGTAAACCCCCCGGCGGATGTCCGCCGAGTCGCCGGGGAGGCGAGCAGCGCGTGCGACCCTGGGGGGAGGGAGCCGGCCGGGCCCCTCGGCAGCCGGTCGCTCCTCGGCAGAAGGAGTCCCCGTGAGACGCATCCACTACGCCGAGGGAAGCGTCGTCACCGGCGACGACATCGCCGACGCCGTCCTCGAGTACGCCAGGATGCTCGCCTCGACGGCGACGGCCGACACGGTCGAGATCCCGGTGCGCCGCGCGGGCGGGGTCGTCTCGGCCCGGATGCTGCTCGGGCCCACCAGCCAGATGCTCGTCGAGGACGAGGCCGACCCCGCCGCGGAGATCGTCGACGAGGACCTGGTCGCGGAGCTCGGCGCCCGCGCGCGACGGCTCGATCGACCGGTGCCGATGCCGACCGACGACGACGCGTCGCTCCCGGACCCGCTCGACTACTGAGCGGCGCCCGGCAGCCCGCGCTCGAGATCGTCGAGAGCGGGGACCTGCCCGGCGACGAGCAGTCCGCGCGCCTTCTCGAGCGGGTGCCACTGGGCGGTCTCGATCTCGGGGTAGGCGCGGAGCACGCCCGAGCCGCGCGGCCACTCCAGCTCGAAGGTGTTGCTCGACGCGAAGGCGATCGGCTCGGTGCACTCGGCGGCGAAGACCGTCACGATCTTGCCGGAGCGCTGCCGGTAGGCGCCGAGCAGGGCGTAGGCGAGCTCCGGGGCGGGCACGCCGATCTCCTCCTCGAACTCGCGCCGGGCGGCGTCGAGCGGCG
Coding sequences:
- a CDS encoding phosphatase PAP2 family protein; translation: MALRGTRPPSVLLRRVLGLPRVVRRADARAARRLNARRPVPLVDGALVGLSRAADHGVLWFGLGAMLLLAGRPREAARGAASLAVASAAANLVGKQLFGGVRPLVVDVPVGRRLATVPTSPSFPSGHAASAAAFAAGVALESPRVGLAVAPLAAAVAFSRLHVGVHWLSDVLGGAALGAAVAGLGRVLVPARPRHVPVAERASRPPVDVRPLGDGAGLLVVLNPGAGRDSHRPDPEPMILQRFPAARVHRLADGEDLADVVHSARAGDAPPEVLGVYGGDGTMSVGAALARAEGMTLLVLPGGTMNHFAKALGLVTIEDALEAAAHGERRDVDVAEVTAGGAEPVTVLNTVSIGLYPEFVAAREKREKVIGKPLAAVLAAFEVVRSTDPFELRRDGRTELVWSYFVGVNREHPRTATPLARRRLDDGHLDIRILHSGRAPRTRGAVSLALGRGATPVVGRVPGWRAPVVESTSTPAITVGARRPAGTAPEWAHDGESEVFDGEREGFHEATVRIVPLGLRVYAAADQRGDSRK
- a CDS encoding NUDIX domain-containing protein produces the protein MTAPTSAGLLLHRPGDAGREVFLGRMGGPLWTRRPRAWSIPKGLHTAEEAPLDAARREFEEEIGVPAPELAYALLGAYRQRSGKIVTVFAAECTEPIAFASSNTFELEWPRGSGVLRAYPEIETAQWHPLEKARGLLVAGQVPALDDLERGLPGAAQ